A window of the Limanda limanda chromosome 8, fLimLim1.1, whole genome shotgun sequence genome harbors these coding sequences:
- the slc25a18 gene encoding mitochondrial glutamate carrier 1 isoform X2, which translates to MAEKKVSSLPAKLINGGVAGLVGVTCVFPIDLAKTRLQNQQGVQVYKGMLDCLAKTVRSEGYFGCYRGAAVNLTLVTPEKAIKLAANDIFRQKLSKDGHLPLWGEVLAGCGAGTCQVVVTTPMEMLKIQLQDAGRISAQRPVPTAAQAAAAPGPAPSLAAPPTQARPAPPHRPSATSITVELLKTRGLAGLYRGAGATLTRDVPFSMIYFPLFANLNALGRADVQAKAPFWQSFLAGCSAGSVAAVAVTPLDVIKTRLQTLQKGEGEDTYKGIVDCTRRILRREGPGAFLKGAACRALVIAPLFGIAQGVYFLGVGEAVLVWME; encoded by the exons ATGGCGGAGAAGAAAGTTAG CAGCCTCCCTGCTAAGCTGATTAATGGGGGCGTGGCAGGCCTGGTTGGTGTGACATGTGTGTTTCCTATTGACCTGGCCAAGACCCGCCTCCAGAACCAGCAGGGCGTCCAAGTCTACAAAGGAAT GCTGGATTGTCTGGCGAAGACAGTTCGCTCAGAGGGATACTTCGGGTGCTACAGAG GTGCGGCTGTGAACCTCACGCTCGTCACGCCGGAGAAAGCCATCAAGCTGGCTGCCAATGACATCTTCAGGCAGAAGCTCTCGAAGGACGG GCATCTGCCCCTGTGGGGGGAGGTGCTGGCCGGGTGTGGGGCCGGGACCTGTCAGGTGGTCGTCACCACCCCGATGGAGATGCTGAAGATCCAGCTGCAGGACGCAGGACGAATCT CTGCACAAAGGCCTGTGCCAACCGCAGCTCAGGCGGCTGCTGCCCCCGGCCCAGCTCCGTCGTTGGCGGCCCCCCCGACGCAGGCCCGGCCGGCGCCTCCTCACCGCCCCTCGGCCACTAGCATCactgtggagctgctgaagaCCCGTGGCCTGGCTGGACTGTACAGAGGAGCAGGGGCCACGTTAACGAG GGATGTCCCCTTCTCGATGATCTACTTCCCTCTATTTGCCAACCTTAACGCGCTGGGCCGAGCTGATGTGCAGGCCAAGGCACCGTTCTGGCAGTCCTTCCTGGCTGGCTGCTCCGCGGGCTCAGTGGCAGCTGTGGCCGTAACGCCACTGGATG TAATAAAGACTCGTCTGCAGACCTTGCAAAAAGGTGAAGGGGAGGACACATACAAAGGAATTGTTGACTGCACAAG GCGCATCCTGAGACGAGAGGGCCCGGGAGCTTTCCTGAAGGGCGCAGCGTGTCGGGCGCTGGTCATCGCTCCTCTTTTCGGCATTGCACAGGGGGTCTACTTTCTCGGGGTAGGGGAGGCGGTGCTGGTTTGGATGGAATAG
- the atp6v1e1a gene encoding V-type proton ATPase subunit E 1a isoform X2 — MALTDADVQKQIKHMMGFIEQEAIESVEEIHGKAEEEYNIEKGRLIQTQRVKIMGHYEKKDKQIEQQKKIQMSNLLNQGRLKVLRARDDLIGDLLNEARQRLAEIAKDPVAYCTLLEGLILQGFYQLLEPKVTIRCRQQDVEIVKDAVIKTIPIYKEAVKKNIAVRIDQERFLSSGICGGVEVYNDNGKIKVANTLENRLELMAHQGVQ; from the exons ATGGCGCTGACCGACGCTGACGTGCAGAAACAG ATCAAACACATGATGGGCTTTATTGAACAGGAGGCCATTGAGTCAGTGGAGGAAATTCATGGCAAG GCGGAGGAGGAGTACAACATCGAGAAGGGTCGTCTGATTCAGACCCAGAGGGTGAAGATCATGGGTCACTACGAGAAGAAGGACAAGCAGATTGAACAGCAGAAGAAAAT CCAGATGTCCAACCTGCTGAACCAGGGGAGGCTGAAGGTGCTGAGGGCCCGAGACGACTTGATCGGG GATTTGCTGAACGAGGCTCGTCAGAGACTTGCAGAGATCGCCAAGGACCCTGTGGCGTACTGCACCCTGCTGGAGGGCCTCATTCTTCAG GGATTCTATCAGCTGCTCGAGCCAAAGGTCACGATTCGCTGTCGACAGCAGGATGTAGAAATCGTTAAG GATGCCGTGATTAAGACCATACCCATCTATAAAGAGGCAGTGAAGAAAAACATTGCCGTCAGAATCGACCAGGAACGTTTTCTTTCATCAGGAAT ctgcGGAGGAGTAGAAGTGTATAATGATAACGGGAAGATCAAGGTTGCCAACACTTTGGAGAACAGGCTAGAGCTTATGGCTCATCAG ggAGTACAATAG
- the atp6v1e1a gene encoding V-type proton ATPase subunit E 1a isoform X1, producing MALTDADVQKQIKHMMGFIEQEAIESVEEIHGKAEEEYNIEKGRLIQTQRVKIMGHYEKKDKQIEQQKKIQMSNLLNQGRLKVLRARDDLIGDLLNEARQRLAEIAKDPVAYCTLLEGLILQGFYQLLEPKVTIRCRQQDVEIVKDAVIKTIPIYKEAVKKNIAVRIDQERFLSSGICGGVEVYNDNGKIKVANTLENRLELMAHQMMPEVRMNLFGANPNRKFTD from the exons ATGGCGCTGACCGACGCTGACGTGCAGAAACAG ATCAAACACATGATGGGCTTTATTGAACAGGAGGCCATTGAGTCAGTGGAGGAAATTCATGGCAAG GCGGAGGAGGAGTACAACATCGAGAAGGGTCGTCTGATTCAGACCCAGAGGGTGAAGATCATGGGTCACTACGAGAAGAAGGACAAGCAGATTGAACAGCAGAAGAAAAT CCAGATGTCCAACCTGCTGAACCAGGGGAGGCTGAAGGTGCTGAGGGCCCGAGACGACTTGATCGGG GATTTGCTGAACGAGGCTCGTCAGAGACTTGCAGAGATCGCCAAGGACCCTGTGGCGTACTGCACCCTGCTGGAGGGCCTCATTCTTCAG GGATTCTATCAGCTGCTCGAGCCAAAGGTCACGATTCGCTGTCGACAGCAGGATGTAGAAATCGTTAAG GATGCCGTGATTAAGACCATACCCATCTATAAAGAGGCAGTGAAGAAAAACATTGCCGTCAGAATCGACCAGGAACGTTTTCTTTCATCAGGAAT ctgcGGAGGAGTAGAAGTGTATAATGATAACGGGAAGATCAAGGTTGCCAACACTTTGGAGAACAGGCTAGAGCTTATGGCTCATCAG ATGATGCCTGAAGTCAGAATGAACTTGTTCGGCGCCAACCCCAACCGCAAGTTCACAGATTAG
- the slc25a18 gene encoding mitochondrial glutamate carrier 1 isoform X1, with protein MAEKKVSSSLPAKLINGGVAGLVGVTCVFPIDLAKTRLQNQQGVQVYKGMLDCLAKTVRSEGYFGCYRGAAVNLTLVTPEKAIKLAANDIFRQKLSKDGHLPLWGEVLAGCGAGTCQVVVTTPMEMLKIQLQDAGRISAQRPVPTAAQAAAAPGPAPSLAAPPTQARPAPPHRPSATSITVELLKTRGLAGLYRGAGATLTRDVPFSMIYFPLFANLNALGRADVQAKAPFWQSFLAGCSAGSVAAVAVTPLDVIKTRLQTLQKGEGEDTYKGIVDCTRRILRREGPGAFLKGAACRALVIAPLFGIAQGVYFLGVGEAVLVWME; from the exons ATGGCGGAGAAGAAAGTTAG CAGCAGCCTCCCTGCTAAGCTGATTAATGGGGGCGTGGCAGGCCTGGTTGGTGTGACATGTGTGTTTCCTATTGACCTGGCCAAGACCCGCCTCCAGAACCAGCAGGGCGTCCAAGTCTACAAAGGAAT GCTGGATTGTCTGGCGAAGACAGTTCGCTCAGAGGGATACTTCGGGTGCTACAGAG GTGCGGCTGTGAACCTCACGCTCGTCACGCCGGAGAAAGCCATCAAGCTGGCTGCCAATGACATCTTCAGGCAGAAGCTCTCGAAGGACGG GCATCTGCCCCTGTGGGGGGAGGTGCTGGCCGGGTGTGGGGCCGGGACCTGTCAGGTGGTCGTCACCACCCCGATGGAGATGCTGAAGATCCAGCTGCAGGACGCAGGACGAATCT CTGCACAAAGGCCTGTGCCAACCGCAGCTCAGGCGGCTGCTGCCCCCGGCCCAGCTCCGTCGTTGGCGGCCCCCCCGACGCAGGCCCGGCCGGCGCCTCCTCACCGCCCCTCGGCCACTAGCATCactgtggagctgctgaagaCCCGTGGCCTGGCTGGACTGTACAGAGGAGCAGGGGCCACGTTAACGAG GGATGTCCCCTTCTCGATGATCTACTTCCCTCTATTTGCCAACCTTAACGCGCTGGGCCGAGCTGATGTGCAGGCCAAGGCACCGTTCTGGCAGTCCTTCCTGGCTGGCTGCTCCGCGGGCTCAGTGGCAGCTGTGGCCGTAACGCCACTGGATG TAATAAAGACTCGTCTGCAGACCTTGCAAAAAGGTGAAGGGGAGGACACATACAAAGGAATTGTTGACTGCACAAG GCGCATCCTGAGACGAGAGGGCCCGGGAGCTTTCCTGAAGGGCGCAGCGTGTCGGGCGCTGGTCATCGCTCCTCTTTTCGGCATTGCACAGGGGGTCTACTTTCTCGGGGTAGGGGAGGCGGTGCTGGTTTGGATGGAATAG